The following proteins are co-located in the Verrucomicrobiia bacterium genome:
- a CDS encoding sigma-54 dependent transcriptional regulator has protein sequence MNPKVPPVLVVDDEKNMRASLKTVLSDEGYAVRLVESAEEGLVLMAHEEFFMVITDARLGGMSGYEFLGKARSQWPDLPVLMITAYATPKLAVEAIKAGAIDYLPKPFAPEELLHAVARCQERYRLLQENAQLRARATETCRLEQIIGENEKIRELRQLIERFAPTDARVLVLGESGTGKELVAGALHTHSQRSQASYVRINCAAIPETLLESELFGHEKGAFTGALKQKPGRVEEADGGTIFLDEIADMSRPLQAKLLRFLEDGTFTRVGGTVELKVNVRLIAATNRDIIRAIAEDQFREDLFHRLNVVQVRLPPLRDRGDDILLLADYFLKSFGVSMNKATHGVSRPAQHKLLSHHWPGNVRELRNVIERALILESTPEIQPNSLPDFQLEARLHKTAPPRPVSGGSLDEMMSAHERELIAMLLEQNHFNLAKTADQLKISRHALRYRMQRLNIVGGIEDDEQAGAPLKTP, from the coding sequence ATGAACCCGAAGGTCCCACCCGTGCTCGTTGTGGACGACGAGAAGAATATGCGCGCGTCGCTCAAGACGGTTTTGAGCGATGAAGGCTACGCAGTGCGGTTGGTCGAATCAGCCGAGGAAGGGCTGGTGCTCATGGCCCACGAGGAATTCTTTATGGTCATCACCGACGCGCGCCTGGGCGGGATGAGCGGCTATGAGTTCCTGGGAAAGGCGCGCAGCCAGTGGCCGGACTTGCCGGTGCTGATGATCACCGCCTACGCCACCCCCAAGCTCGCCGTTGAAGCCATCAAAGCTGGCGCCATTGATTACCTGCCTAAACCGTTCGCTCCGGAGGAATTGCTCCATGCCGTGGCACGGTGCCAGGAGCGCTACCGCCTCTTGCAGGAAAACGCCCAGCTCCGGGCGCGCGCTACTGAGACCTGCCGGCTCGAGCAAATCATCGGTGAAAACGAGAAAATCCGCGAGCTGCGCCAGTTGATTGAGCGTTTCGCCCCAACCGATGCCCGGGTCCTGGTCCTGGGCGAGAGCGGCACCGGCAAAGAGTTGGTAGCCGGCGCCCTGCACACCCATAGCCAGCGCAGCCAGGCCAGCTATGTCCGCATTAATTGCGCCGCTATCCCTGAGACCCTTCTCGAGAGCGAACTGTTTGGCCATGAAAAAGGGGCTTTCACTGGCGCCCTGAAACAAAAGCCTGGCCGGGTCGAAGAGGCGGATGGAGGCACGATTTTCCTCGATGAAATAGCCGATATGAGCCGGCCCTTGCAGGCCAAGCTGCTGCGGTTCCTCGAAGACGGCACTTTTACGCGTGTGGGAGGAACGGTCGAGCTCAAAGTCAATGTGCGCCTAATAGCCGCCACCAATCGCGACATTATCCGGGCTATCGCTGAGGACCAGTTCCGTGAAGACCTCTTTCATCGCCTCAATGTCGTCCAGGTCCGCCTGCCGCCCCTGCGTGATCGCGGCGATGACATCCTGCTGCTGGCAGATTATTTTCTCAAGAGCTTCGGCGTTTCCATGAATAAGGCCACGCATGGAGTCTCCCGGCCGGCGCAGCACAAGTTATTGTCGCACCATTGGCCAGGCAACGTGCGCGAGCTGCGCAACGTGATCGAAAGGGCGCTGATCCTCGAGAGCACGCCCGAAATCCAACCCAACAGCCTGCCCGATTTCCAGCTCGAGGCCCGCTTGCACAAAACCGCTCCACCGCGTCCTGTCTCGGGGGGGTCGCTGGACGAAATGATGTCAGCCCATGAGCGGGAACTCATTGCGATGTTACTCGAGCAGAATCATTTCAACCTGGCCAAAACGGCCGATCAATTGAAAATCAGCCGTCATGCGCTACGCTATCGGATGCAGCGCCTCAACATCGTTGGCGGTATCGAGGACGATGAGCAGGCCGGTGCGCCCCTAAAAACCCCATGA